The DNA window tatctatCAATGGGTGAAATTTGGTGAAGCTTTCATTGGATTTCAGGAGCTCCCTCTAGTTTATGCTGCAATTTTCATGTgaaattcagaaatcttaaaGTTGTTTTGTATCCACTTGAAAAGTTGATGATGATTTTCAGAACTGATGGCAAGTCTGAAGGATCATACTGAACTATCATTATCAATAACGCCACTTGATACAGGTCGACTGAGGTTACACATGAAGCACTGCTGACCGGTATCTTGGTGCTTTGCTGCAGCCTGGCACGTCTCCCACACATTACACTGCCCCTGTCAGTGGGTTCAATGGTGCACTGGGCACCCTCTCAGACTCTTCCTAAAGAAGGGCTATTGTATTCACCTCCCCGAAATAAACAAAGTCTCCTCTCATCTGACCGCCACATCACAGGGAggcctttctgctgcagcagaggTGCAGCACAGTGCGGACAATGgacaaaaagacagaggagaaaatgaCCCAGAGTGACACAAGGACCGAGATGATTTGACCTGATTGGTCCTGGTGACTACAGTAAAGGTAAGGAAGGGACCTGTGACAGGATGTTTGTTATTCTGAATAAATATCCCTGGTAACAGGAAACTGAGTCAAAAGCGGTCTTCCTGTTGAGTGATGAAAATGGGAGGTGTGTTACAGGATCTTGACAAAGACTTCTCTTGCTGCCAATATACACCCTCTGTCTATTGACAAGGAAGGAATAAGccagagctcagacctccaccaggACCATGATAGAtgtattttcattcattcatatgcTTTCATCCATTGCAGCTGTGGATCAGGAAGCCGACAAACGAATCAGTCCACATGTCTATGTGTCCTTGGTCTTTGACAATGAACCTCAAAATAGTCCCTGATTATTACCCATCATTgtgagtatgtttgtgtgactgtgacctttgagTGGCCCTTAAGACTATAGGAATGCAGTAAATAAATGCAGTTATTTTCAattacacaataaaacacaaagacagtgaTCTCTGATGACCTCTGGTCATAACCCAACTTGTCATCTGCCATGACTCTGGCAGTGGTAGCAGTTTTAACAAACAGCAGAAGAGGCTGAAATGTCCTGACTTTTAATCCCCAGTATTTGTCTCACTCCATATATAATGAACCCTATATTTCCCACAGAGCATCAATACCATCTTTCAATCGTCACAACCCCCCTTTATCACACAGTAGTCTACTGATATGTATAGCACCCTGATGACAGCACTAACATCCCCAGGGCTATATTCCCTGACTCACAGAAGACATTATACAACAGGCTCCTGAGCACATGATGCAATTTCCCGTGTCATCACAGTCTTACCTCGATCTGCTGATCGGTTTTGATTTGCAACCATCCTTTTCTTCATATGGTTCAAGAAGGCTTTGCAGCGATAGATCACCAGATTCATGGTGCAGGCATCTAAAAGAACAAGTCCATTTCATTATACATCGGGTCATTCACATATAAACTAAACTTCATGGTGTGGCACTACCTCTTGTGAGTTTGGACTGGCAGTTGATGAACTCTGTCTGTTTGGGAGGGATGTAGCTTTTCCGTCTGGCCTGCAGGGTTCTGGATGCAGAGCGAGATGAGGATCCACTAGGACCAGCTCTGATCTCATCGTGGGTGCCCATCTTGCCCACCTTTCCAGATTTTCCAATATCCCCTGCTTTTCCCACCCAGTAGGTCTGGCAGGCATGGTACAGGATCTGGACAAAGATACACTTCTCTGCTGATGAGTTGGCCACCCACTGGTCCACACCATTGTCAAACACCAGGTCAAACTCCGGGGTGTCCTGGAATCGCAGGGTACAGGAGACCAAAATACATCCACTGAACACTTTAGTAGGAACACCATACTGACTAATACTTACTACAATGACACTACACACATCCTCATATCTTCTGTTGGAAACTTCCCTTCGAGATTCAGCTCCATGTTAAAATGACTGCATCACATCCTTTGTGCACATTTATCAACTGCACCTTCATGCTGCCAATCTCCTGTTCCACGACATCCCAAAGGTGTTCTCTTATCTGGTGACTAGGGAGTTTGAGAATTTGGTATTGTAAATGGAGTATTATCCTGCCAGAAGTAACCATAAGAAGATtgtggggttagggttatggttaacCTAAATCCACTTCATAAAAATATTCAAACCAGCCTAGGATCCAGAATCAGGCCATTTTTACTATCGAATAAGAGCCTGACTTGTATCTGCAGGATTTTATATCCCCAGTGTTGTACTGGCCATCAGTCCTATCAGGACAAATCCTGATGGGCCATTTTATCGGTAAGTCAGTGTGTCCAAGATCTATAAAGTTTCCACCGGCTCATGTCTGAGTGCTACTGACCTTGTTTGGGTTGATGCCATTGACCTGTCGGAGCTGCTCCACAGTCCACTGGGACCTCccagtgaaggaggaggatcCACTGAATCGCTTCACCTTTGTTATGAGGAGCTGATGTGGCCTTGTGTTAGTCACTATGTAAAGAGATCATgtacaaaaaatgtttaatttttgcttaatgaaaataataatttcaatgGAAGAACCAATTTActgctaaatgaaatgtaattaagTTAGAATTACAAAAAACACTGGAGGTTTCCACAAAATGTGGTTGAaagaatgggacatggaccaaggaTGCAGCTTTTAAACATTGTTGCGGATCTGTAAAAACGACAAATATCGTTGGCAAGTAACTTACTAATAATCACTACTGTTTGGACATTATATAAAAAGCATAATACAACAGATTACATTACATAATTACTGCCAAATTCTAATTTAGAGAGTCTTAATGCATTAGACACATGGTTAGAAAAGGCAGGGATTCTGCAGAGGAAGATTTACATTGTATCATTTCAACCTTACAGTCTTGGAACACTTTGCCCCTGTGTCACAATAGAAAGGCAAACAGTGATGCTTCTCTGTAACATGTGAGCCATGCAAGGCATGTCCTCAAAGGGAAGCTTTATTTGCTGCAGCTACCATGTTAGCTCTTTTCTAGTGTTGATGaacactcaaagcgctttactttacagtttgccattcacccatccacacacacatt is part of the Limanda limanda chromosome 18, fLimLim1.1, whole genome shotgun sequence genome and encodes:
- the stxbp6l gene encoding syntaxin binding protein 6 (amisyn), like, which translates into the protein MNIQSAINKEVFIPRDERMLVAVEVWRRKRKRLSLLLSGAKAEYATFICVSVTNTRPHQLLITKVKRFSGSSSFTGRSQWTVEQLRQVNGINPNKDTPEFDLVFDNGVDQWVANSSAEKCIFVQILYHACQTYWVGKAGDIGKSGKVGKMGTHDEIRAGPSGSSSRSASRTLQARRKSYIPPKQTEFINCQSKLTRDACTMNLVIYRCKAFLNHMKKRMVANQNRSADRGQPGQRVTGSTVGNVVQRVNVALGERGDRLTRAEDKTVELMQKAQQFADTAHKVTLKYTGPEVFKVDSLKKEDEFYRMLKMSLNIGTNAI